From one Pontibacillus sp. HMF3514 genomic stretch:
- a CDS encoding Rrf2 family transcriptional regulator — MRLKKYTDYSLRVLVYVGSKEDGELSSIKEISDSFGISQNHLSKIVHELSKLGLIDTIRGRGGGMRLAIEPVDINVGHVVRNMEDDFTLVEWLGKSEHDCGLNTGYALTHIFNDALTLFLQELDKYSLYDVLMNTEEVSSLMGIGE; from the coding sequence ATGCGTTTGAAAAAATATACCGATTATTCCTTACGCGTACTTGTCTATGTAGGTTCTAAAGAAGACGGAGAGCTTTCCTCAATAAAAGAGATTTCGGATTCTTTTGGTATATCTCAAAATCATCTAAGTAAAATTGTACACGAACTATCAAAGCTAGGACTGATTGATACAATTCGTGGGCGTGGTGGAGGCATGCGTCTAGCTATAGAACCTGTAGATATTAACGTAGGGCACGTTGTGAGAAATATGGAGGATGACTTTACGCTTGTGGAGTGGTTAGGGAAAAGTGAGCACGACTGTGGGTTGAACACAGGCTATGCGTTAACTCATATTTTTAATGATGCTTTAACTTTGTTTTTGCAGGAGCTCGATAAGTATAGTCTCTATGATGTTCTAATGAATACCGAAGAAGTGAGTAGTCTTATGGGAATTGGTGAGTAG
- a CDS encoding lysine N(6)-hydroxylase/L-ornithine N(5)-oxygenase family protein, protein MNNKIHDFIAVGIGPFNLSLAALTDRADTLDALFFDETPRMQWHPGMLIEGTDLQVPFMADLVTFADPTSPYSFLNYLHKQGRMYPFFFFQKLEVPRPEYNDYLQWVADQLEALHFGCRVIDVIDVEYEGERCYKVVVLDKEKDEKHFYYAKHVVLGTGSKPLVFDNVKDLPNEDVVHTSRYLYEKDHLLKSNHITVIGSGQSAAEIVTDLLHEQQEHDFYISWFTRSAGIFQLDTAKLPQEFFSPDYVNYFQSLSYEQRMNTLPKLHTLQNGVDPSTLSEIYDLLYQRTVGGKEKRVTIQPITEVKGIERKQDHRYSLTCHQWQKDETFTYDTEKVVLATGYKPNIPDWFMDRFKDEVIWESEKHFKVSKDCQITFQDERANEIFTTTNISHAHGTGANNLGLSVNRNVKMINYMAGRPVYEEGHDTIFQQFRMEDKD, encoded by the coding sequence ATGAATAATAAGATACATGACTTTATTGCTGTAGGGATTGGTCCTTTTAATTTAAGTTTAGCGGCTTTAACAGATCGTGCAGATACTCTTGATGCGTTATTTTTTGATGAAACACCACGTATGCAATGGCATCCTGGAATGTTAATAGAAGGTACAGATCTACAAGTACCCTTCATGGCGGATTTGGTAACGTTTGCTGATCCGACGAGTCCATATTCCTTTCTAAATTACTTACATAAACAGGGTCGGATGTATCCTTTTTTCTTTTTTCAAAAATTAGAAGTGCCAAGACCTGAATATAATGATTATCTTCAATGGGTAGCAGATCAGCTTGAGGCACTGCACTTTGGTTGTAGAGTGATTGATGTAATTGATGTTGAGTATGAGGGGGAGCGGTGCTATAAAGTTGTTGTTTTGGATAAAGAAAAAGATGAAAAACATTTTTATTATGCGAAACATGTTGTACTTGGAACAGGCAGTAAGCCGCTGGTATTCGACAATGTAAAAGATCTTCCTAATGAAGATGTGGTTCACACAAGCCGTTATCTTTATGAAAAAGATCATCTTCTTAAATCCAATCACATTACCGTAATCGGTTCTGGTCAGAGTGCAGCTGAAATTGTCACGGATTTATTACACGAACAACAAGAACATGACTTTTATATAAGTTGGTTCACAAGGTCTGCGGGTATCTTTCAGTTGGATACAGCAAAGCTACCGCAAGAGTTTTTCTCACCAGACTATGTGAATTATTTTCAATCATTGTCTTATGAACAACGTATGAACACGTTGCCGAAACTTCATACATTACAAAATGGTGTAGACCCGTCCACTCTTAGTGAGATTTATGATCTTCTCTATCAAAGAACAGTAGGTGGAAAAGAGAAGAGGGTGACTATTCAACCGATTACGGAGGTTAAAGGAATTGAGCGCAAACAAGATCACAGGTATTCTTTAACGTGTCATCAATGGCAAAAAGATGAAACATTCACCTATGACACTGAAAAAGTTGTACTTGCTACGGGATACAAGCCTAACATCCCTGATTGGTTTATGGACCGATTTAAGGATGAGGTCATTTGGGAGAGCGAGAAGCATTTCAAAGTATCAAAAGACTGCCAAATCACTTTTCAAGATGAACGTGCAAATGAGATTTTTACCACCACCAATATCTCTCATGCTCATGGTACGGGAGCGAATAACTTAGGGCTTTCAGTGAACCGTAATGTAAAAATGATTAATTATATGGCAGGGCGTCCTGTTTATGAAGAGGGCCATGATACGATCTTTCAACAATTCCGTATGGAAGATAAGGATTAA
- a CDS encoding type 1 glutamine amidotransferase domain-containing protein: MSKIACLMTNLFEDVEYTEPANAFRDAGNEVVTIEKEAGTKVVGKQGDAEETVDKGIDDVKPENFDALFIPGGFSPDQLRADERFVKFAKHFMDERKPVFAICHGPQLLITAKALEGRTATGFTSIAVDMEYAGVNYKDQEVVVCGNQLVTSRQPDDIPAFINESLKVLGQ, encoded by the coding sequence ATGAGTAAGATCGCTTGCTTAATGACAAATCTTTTTGAAGATGTAGAATACACAGAACCAGCAAATGCATTTCGGGACGCTGGCAATGAGGTCGTAACGATTGAAAAAGAAGCAGGAACGAAAGTTGTAGGGAAACAAGGGGATGCTGAAGAAACCGTTGATAAAGGTATTGACGATGTGAAACCTGAAAACTTTGATGCATTATTCATCCCGGGTGGTTTCTCCCCAGACCAATTGCGTGCTGATGAACGTTTCGTGAAATTTGCGAAGCACTTCATGGATGAAAGAAAACCTGTCTTTGCAATCTGTCACGGACCACAACTTCTCATTACTGCAAAGGCATTGGAAGGAAGAACAGCTACAGGGTTCACCTCTATTGCTGTTGATATGGAGTATGCTGGTGTGAACTATAAAGACCAAGAGGTTGTTGTATGTGGAAATCAATTAGTGACAAGCCGACAGCCAGATGATATCCCAGCGTTTATCAATGAATCTCTTAAGGTACTAGGCCAGTAA
- a CDS encoding DUF3891 family protein, with protein MIVLNTEKGMFLFEQHHHALVSGIMAMHWRFDAFLGEHKREQVEYAVAQHDRAWIPLDQHPKWNEDKQQPYSFIDYPMKEKMARYQEGVEQVEIRSKYGGLLCSLHYRSFFPEASEDESIQSFINEEEARQKRLKNELGDRVEDKHLNFHFDLLQFCDDLSLYCCMNEPGVTKEEELSWFRDGFPQRFKFAPDGVIAYWNGKSTVVLEPFPFQSSFQVDIPFRELSPERIKEEGLQQAWKESVLHNRTITFVPK; from the coding sequence ATGATCGTATTAAATACGGAAAAAGGCATGTTTTTATTCGAGCAGCATCACCACGCTTTGGTTTCTGGTATCATGGCCATGCATTGGCGATTTGATGCATTTTTAGGAGAGCATAAACGAGAACAAGTGGAATATGCCGTTGCACAACATGACCGTGCTTGGATTCCTCTTGATCAGCATCCAAAGTGGAATGAGGATAAACAACAGCCATATTCTTTTATTGATTATCCAATGAAAGAGAAGATGGCTCGCTATCAAGAGGGTGTAGAACAGGTGGAAATACGATCGAAATATGGAGGCTTGTTATGCAGTCTACATTATCGTTCCTTTTTTCCTGAAGCGTCCGAGGATGAGAGTATCCAATCCTTTATTAATGAAGAAGAAGCGCGACAGAAGAGGTTGAAAAATGAGTTGGGGGATAGGGTTGAAGATAAGCATTTGAACTTTCATTTTGACCTTCTTCAATTTTGTGATGACCTTTCTTTATATTGTTGTATGAATGAGCCTGGGGTAACGAAAGAAGAGGAATTATCCTGGTTTCGAGATGGATTTCCCCAGCGTTTCAAATTCGCGCCGGATGGGGTGATTGCTTATTGGAATGGAAAAAGCACTGTGGTATTAGAACCATTCCCATTTCAATCTTCCTTTCAAGTAGATATACCCTTTCGTGAGTTAAGTCCAGAGCGAATTAAGGAGGAAGGGTTACAGCAAGCTTGGAAGGAAAGTGTACTTCATAACCGTACAATAACGTTTGTTCCTAAATAA
- a CDS encoding DUF421 domain-containing protein codes for MVILKSLVMVLAGVFLLRIAGRKSISQMSLAQTVIMISIGSIIIQPIIETSIVRTLIASAVFIFALMVMEELQIKSNKMEKFLTGKSRIVIKNGIIQEDQLRKLRLSVDQLEMFIRQQGITHFSDIKTVTIEPNGQMGYELQEDAKPLTIGEFKKLVHPSMLKQPSAFSSQTNQPYPQNIFQEIQSNKEENPGKPLQ; via the coding sequence ATGGTAATACTCAAATCTCTTGTGATGGTCTTAGCCGGTGTGTTCTTACTCCGCATAGCAGGTAGAAAATCCATCTCTCAAATGTCCCTTGCACAAACCGTTATCATGATCTCAATCGGGTCGATTATTATTCAACCTATCATTGAAACGAGCATCGTCCGTACACTCATTGCTTCTGCTGTTTTTATATTCGCCCTCATGGTCATGGAAGAGTTACAAATCAAGTCTAATAAGATGGAGAAATTCCTTACAGGGAAATCTCGTATTGTCATAAAAAATGGCATTATTCAAGAGGACCAACTTCGGAAGCTCCGGCTTTCGGTTGATCAGTTGGAAATGTTTATACGTCAGCAGGGAATTACACATTTCTCTGATATTAAAACCGTAACAATTGAACCAAATGGACAGATGGGCTATGAATTACAAGAGGATGCTAAACCTTTAACCATTGGAGAATTTAAAAAACTTGTTCATCCATCCATGTTAAAACAGCCATCTGCCTTTTCCTCTCAAACCAATCAGCCTTATCCACAAAATATATTTCAAGAAATTCAAAGCAACAAAGAAGAGAATCCAGGAAAGCCGCTTCAATAA
- a CDS encoding LysM peptidoglycan-binding domain-containing protein has translation MQIHVVKNGESVYSIANKYSVKMDEIIVANKIEEPAFLVDGQAIIIPVSGEYYFVKDGDSLESIAQQFCLTAQELAEINEFPIVDSPPVGLRLYIPSQFE, from the coding sequence GTGCAAATTCACGTTGTAAAAAATGGGGAGAGTGTTTACAGTATCGCAAACAAATATAGCGTTAAAATGGATGAAATTATTGTGGCCAACAAAATAGAAGAACCAGCATTTTTAGTGGATGGACAAGCTATTATTATTCCAGTAAGTGGGGAGTATTATTTCGTAAAAGATGGTGATAGCTTAGAGTCAATTGCTCAACAATTCTGCCTTACAGCTCAAGAACTTGCAGAAATTAATGAGTTCCCGATCGTTGATTCTCCGCCTGTAGGCTTAAGGTTATATATCCCTTCGCAATTTGAATAG
- a CDS encoding cysteine hydrolase family protein encodes MHPPNQTAVLIVDMINDFQFSHGETLLSESKKILPNIIQLKQYASDRHFPIIYINDHYNLWQADLQRIYNKCLHDQNQELLDQIVPHETDYFLIKPKHSAFHQTALQALLSELGIKHLIITGIAGNICVLFTANDAYMREYSLSVPQDGIASNDAQDNAYALKMMENVLKADITPISHFS; translated from the coding sequence ATGCATCCTCCAAACCAAACTGCAGTATTAATTGTGGATATGATCAACGACTTTCAGTTTTCGCATGGAGAAACTTTATTATCTGAATCGAAAAAAATACTTCCTAATATTATTCAATTAAAACAGTATGCGAGCGATCGTCATTTTCCTATTATATATATAAATGATCATTATAATCTTTGGCAAGCTGATTTACAACGCATCTACAATAAGTGTCTTCATGACCAAAACCAAGAACTTCTTGACCAAATTGTTCCACATGAAACAGATTACTTTCTTATTAAACCAAAACACTCTGCTTTTCATCAAACTGCCCTACAAGCTTTGTTATCTGAACTCGGTATAAAGCACCTCATTATCACAGGAATCGCCGGTAACATTTGTGTTCTGTTCACAGCTAATGATGCTTATATGAGAGAATACTCATTATCTGTGCCACAAGACGGCATTGCATCAAATGATGCACAGGACAATGCTTATGCGCTTAAAATGATGGAGAATGTACTTAAAGCAGATATAACGCCTATATCACACTTTTCATAA
- the tadA gene encoding tRNA adenosine(34) deaminase TadA, giving the protein MSHEEFMELAIKEAKKAEEIGEVPIGAVIIKDGEVIATGHNLRESSQKTSSHAEFIAIERANEVIGSWRLEECTLYVTLEPCPMCAGAILQSRISTVVFGAYDPKAGCTGSLMNLLGDERFNHQSEVIPEVLHEQCSYMLKTFFRKLREEKKRYK; this is encoded by the coding sequence ATGAGTCATGAAGAATTTATGGAATTGGCGATTAAAGAAGCTAAAAAAGCAGAAGAAATAGGAGAAGTTCCCATTGGAGCTGTAATCATAAAAGATGGAGAGGTCATTGCTACGGGACATAATTTAAGGGAGTCTAGTCAAAAAACTTCGTCCCATGCTGAGTTTATTGCTATCGAACGAGCTAATGAGGTGATAGGAAGTTGGCGTTTAGAGGAATGTACACTTTATGTTACCCTTGAACCGTGCCCTATGTGTGCAGGGGCTATTTTGCAGTCTAGAATATCGACTGTTGTATTTGGAGCATATGATCCCAAAGCTGGCTGTACCGGCTCGCTAATGAACCTCCTGGGTGATGAACGATTTAATCACCAGTCCGAAGTGATTCCAGAAGTTCTACATGAACAGTGTAGTTACATGCTGAAAACCTTCTTCCGTAAGCTAAGAGAAGAAAAAAAGCGTTACAAATGA
- the dnaX gene encoding DNA polymerase III subunit gamma/tau — protein MSYQALYRVWRPRNFSDVVGQSHITRTLQNAIVQEKFSHAYLFSGPRGTGKTSAAKIFSKAVNCERGPAKEPCNECSACVGIQDGSVSDVIEIDAASNNGVEQIRDIRDKVKYAPSAVQYKVYIVDEVHMLSIGAFNALLKTLEEPPKHVIFILATTEPHKIPLTIISRCQRFDFKRISQRSMVERMEYIAQEESIPVSKDALEAVALSAEGGMRDSLSLLDQAISYSEEQVTIEDVLAVTGSVSQQKLAGVVQALQQNEVKEALQFVDSLIQEGKDPGRFIFDLIYYLRDLLLFQSAPGLEGILERAIPDDAFKQLSSELQPNWIQQTISTLNQCQQEMKWTTSPKVFIEIAMLNICDIQSAPANSQVAIEPESVQKLQKKVDELEKKLSNIQQAPANATQSQPEQKRPQQRTRRNQYKVPYERIRHVLNEASKQDLKAVQTQWASFMESLKQNSPPAHARLMNSKPRAASDHAIVLSFKYEIHCSLALENQEVIQQLLADHLGKEVQIIPIPEDNWQELREEYVQKQRHQEQSQEGEEAEPQEDPLIAEARKLVGEDLLEIQEE, from the coding sequence ATGAGTTATCAGGCGTTATATCGCGTATGGCGACCAAGAAACTTTTCTGATGTTGTCGGACAATCACATATCACGCGTACACTTCAAAATGCGATCGTACAAGAAAAGTTTTCTCATGCCTATTTGTTCTCAGGACCTCGAGGAACAGGGAAAACAAGTGCGGCAAAGATCTTTTCAAAAGCTGTTAACTGTGAGCGTGGACCTGCTAAGGAACCTTGTAATGAGTGTTCAGCTTGTGTTGGTATTCAAGATGGTTCCGTTTCTGATGTCATTGAAATTGATGCAGCCTCTAACAACGGCGTAGAACAAATTCGTGATATTCGTGACAAGGTTAAATACGCTCCAAGTGCAGTACAATACAAGGTTTACATTGTCGATGAGGTGCATATGCTTTCGATTGGGGCTTTTAACGCATTATTGAAAACGTTAGAAGAACCACCTAAACATGTGATATTCATTCTTGCAACGACAGAACCGCATAAAATTCCGCTAACGATTATTTCTCGATGTCAGCGCTTTGATTTCAAACGGATTTCACAACGTTCAATGGTCGAGCGAATGGAGTATATCGCCCAGGAAGAAAGTATCCCTGTTTCGAAAGATGCCCTTGAAGCTGTAGCTCTTTCAGCTGAAGGTGGTATGAGGGACTCCTTAAGCTTGTTGGACCAAGCGATCTCCTATAGTGAAGAACAAGTTACGATAGAAGATGTTCTAGCTGTAACTGGATCGGTTTCTCAACAAAAGCTAGCAGGTGTCGTTCAGGCATTACAACAAAATGAAGTGAAAGAAGCCTTACAGTTTGTCGATTCCCTCATTCAAGAAGGGAAAGATCCGGGACGTTTCATCTTTGATTTAATTTATTACTTGCGAGATCTTTTACTCTTTCAAAGTGCGCCTGGTTTAGAGGGGATTTTGGAACGAGCTATCCCAGATGATGCGTTTAAGCAACTCAGTTCAGAATTGCAACCGAATTGGATCCAACAAACGATCTCTACATTAAATCAGTGTCAGCAGGAAATGAAATGGACAACAAGTCCGAAGGTTTTCATTGAAATTGCTATGTTAAACATTTGTGATATTCAATCAGCACCAGCGAATTCTCAAGTGGCGATCGAACCTGAATCTGTACAAAAGCTACAGAAAAAAGTGGATGAGCTAGAGAAGAAGCTTTCAAACATACAACAAGCACCTGCAAATGCGACACAATCACAGCCAGAGCAGAAACGTCCGCAGCAAAGAACGAGAAGAAATCAGTATAAGGTTCCTTATGAACGCATACGACATGTATTGAATGAAGCTTCGAAACAAGATTTAAAAGCTGTCCAAACACAGTGGGCTAGCTTTATGGAATCCTTGAAGCAAAACAGTCCACCTGCACATGCGCGATTAATGAATAGTAAACCTCGCGCTGCATCGGACCATGCTATTGTGTTATCGTTTAAATATGAAATTCATTGCTCATTAGCTCTTGAAAACCAAGAGGTCATTCAACAGTTATTAGCTGATCATCTAGGGAAAGAGGTTCAAATCATCCCAATTCCTGAAGATAATTGGCAAGAGTTAAGAGAAGAATATGTACAAAAACAACGTCATCAGGAACAATCTCAAGAGGGTGAAGAGGCTGAGCCTCAAGAAGACCCACTTATTGCAGAGGCACGTAAGCTTGTTGGCGAAGATTTATTAGAAATCCAAGAAGAATAA
- a CDS encoding YbaB/EbfC family nucleoid-associated protein, which translates to MKGGMGNMNNMMKQMQKMQKKMEKAQEELHEMTFESTAGGGMVKVVANGKKQITDVEIQEDVVDPDDVDMLQDLILTATNDVIKQVEDKTNDTMGQFTKGMNIPGM; encoded by the coding sequence ATGAAGGGTGGTATGGGAAACATGAATAATATGATGAAACAAATGCAAAAGATGCAAAAGAAGATGGAGAAAGCTCAAGAAGAACTTCACGAAATGACGTTTGAATCCACTGCAGGTGGCGGAATGGTTAAGGTAGTTGCAAATGGTAAAAAACAAATTACAGACGTTGAAATTCAAGAAGACGTTGTAGACCCTGATGATGTAGATATGCTTCAAGACCTTATCCTTACTGCAACAAATGATGTTATTAAGCAAGTAGAAGATAAAACAAACGATACAATGGGACAATTCACTAAAGGGATGAATATCCCTGGAATGTAG
- the recR gene encoding recombination mediator RecR gives MYYPEPISKLIDSFTKLPGIGPKTAARLAFFVLEMEEDDVLDFAKSLVNAKRELTHCSTCGHITDQDPCAICQDEERDSSVICVVQDPKDVIAMEKMKDFSGRYHVLHGAISPMDGVGPEDINISSLINRLKDEGVEELIVATNPNIEGEATAMYISRLVKPAGIRISRIAHGLPVGGDLEYADEVTLSKALEGRREL, from the coding sequence ATGTATTATCCAGAACCTATTTCCAAATTAATCGATAGTTTTACAAAATTGCCAGGGATAGGCCCAAAGACGGCTGCGCGCCTGGCTTTTTTTGTGTTAGAGATGGAAGAAGACGATGTACTGGATTTTGCAAAATCGCTCGTAAATGCTAAACGTGAACTCACACACTGTTCAACTTGTGGTCATATTACCGACCAGGACCCTTGTGCGATTTGTCAGGATGAAGAACGTGATAGCTCAGTTATCTGTGTAGTTCAAGATCCAAAAGACGTTATTGCTATGGAAAAGATGAAAGATTTCAGTGGTCGATATCACGTGTTACATGGAGCTATATCACCAATGGATGGTGTAGGTCCAGAGGATATTAATATATCAAGCCTAATTAACCGCCTGAAAGACGAGGGGGTTGAAGAGCTTATTGTTGCAACTAACCCAAACATTGAAGGGGAAGCAACAGCTATGTATATTTCACGGTTAGTAAAACCTGCTGGAATCCGTATTTCACGAATTGCTCATGGACTCCCTGTAGGTGGAGACCTTGAATACGCTGATGAAGTAACCTTATCCAAAGCCCTAGAAGGTAGAAGGGAACTATAG
- a CDS encoding YaaL family protein, producing the protein MFGKKKVKKEEYDKRLLQDLQRLKEEVATLRKIMKHSVDMSSTGANDLAIAECKYFYLLREARNRNISAR; encoded by the coding sequence ATGTTTGGTAAGAAAAAAGTGAAAAAAGAAGAATATGATAAAAGGCTTCTTCAAGACCTTCAACGTCTAAAAGAAGAGGTAGCAACCCTGAGGAAGATCATGAAACACAGCGTCGATATGAGTTCTACCGGTGCAAATGATCTTGCAATAGCAGAATGTAAATATTTTTATCTATTAAGAGAGGCGCGCAATCGAAACATAAGTGCCCGATAA
- a CDS encoding pro-sigmaK processing inhibitor BofA family protein, with product MSSTIIVISIVLLIGILLIAGAPLKPMKFLANGAVKVVIGVLFIFFFNVFGASMGLHIPINVFTALISGFLGLPGLASLVAIHLFVL from the coding sequence TTGAGCTCAACAATTATCGTTATTTCTATTGTACTTCTTATTGGAATACTGTTAATAGCTGGAGCACCGTTAAAACCTATGAAGTTTTTGGCTAATGGGGCAGTAAAAGTCGTCATTGGTGTGTTGTTTATTTTCTTCTTTAACGTTTTCGGAGCTTCAATGGGATTACACATTCCTATTAATGTGTTCACAGCTTTGATTTCGGGTTTTCTAGGTTTACCAGGTTTAGCTTCTCTCGTAGCCATTCATCTTTTTGTTTTATAG